In one Halorubrum sp. CBA1229 genomic region, the following are encoded:
- the uvrA gene encoding excinuclease ABC subunit UvrA yields MSKDYIEVRGAEEHNLKDLDVRIPREEFTVVTGLSGSGKSSLAFDTVYAEGQRRYIESLSAYARNFLGQMDKPQVEAVEGLSPAISIDQKNAANNPRSTVGTVTELHDYLRLLYARIGTQYDPVTGEEVGEQSAQDMVKQILELPEGTRAKIAAPVVRDQKGAFEELFEELVSDGYARVEVDGEPVDLTLDDPELDQNYDHTIDVIVDRVTVSPDARSRITDSVETALEEAGGALKLIVPDPPEDVPFASNTRSTGSLAEDADGDDRLIVEFSEELGNPNSDFQFSEIETRSFSFNSPYGACSECEGIGSTKEVDEDLVISDPSKPLKHVFEPWSYDRTYYSRQLDNVADHFGVSLETPFEELDEAIRRQFLYGTDDLVHFEWTTKNGTREKTERFEGVIPNLERRHVETDSERARDHIEEFMAVTTCPECEGTRLKEQSRHVLVDGTPITEVNRMSIADARAHFEGMEARLGERDTTIAEEILKEIRARLGFMEEVGLEYLTLDREASTLSGGESQRIRLATQVGSGLVGVLYVLDEPSIGLHQRDNDRLLDTLTGLRDLGNTLVVVEHDEETMRRADEIIDMGPGPGKRGGEVVAQGDFDDIVAADESVTADYLAGRREIPVPEERREPDGELTVRGARQHNLTDLDVSIPLGTLTTVTGVSGSGKSTLVHDVLYKGLARKMNDNTSVDPGEHDAIEGTEGIETVRLIDQSPIGRTPRSNPATYTDVFDYVRELFAETKLAKRRGYEKGRFSFNVKGGRCEECGGQGTVKIEMNFLSDVYVPCEQCGGARYNDETLDVTYKGATISDVLDMSVDEAYDFFESHQGLQRRLKLLKDVGLGYMELGQPSTTLSGGEAQRVKLAEELGKKATGDTLYLLDEPTTGLHKEDERKLIDVLHRLVDGGNTVVVIEHELDLVKNADRIVDLGPEGGEGGGELVASGTPEEVAREEDSHTGRYLRDLLPDVDITGPRDDRRKPAAADDD; encoded by the coding sequence ATGAGCAAGGACTACATCGAGGTCCGCGGCGCCGAGGAACACAACCTCAAGGACCTCGACGTCCGGATCCCGCGCGAGGAGTTCACCGTCGTCACCGGGCTCTCCGGGTCGGGGAAGTCGTCGCTCGCGTTCGACACGGTGTACGCCGAGGGGCAGCGCCGGTACATCGAGTCGCTGTCGGCGTACGCCCGTAACTTCCTCGGGCAGATGGACAAGCCGCAGGTGGAGGCCGTCGAGGGGCTCTCGCCCGCGATCTCCATCGACCAGAAGAACGCCGCGAACAACCCCCGCTCGACCGTGGGAACCGTCACCGAGCTACACGACTACCTCCGGCTGCTGTACGCCCGGATCGGTACCCAGTACGACCCCGTCACCGGCGAGGAGGTGGGCGAGCAGTCCGCCCAGGACATGGTGAAACAGATCCTCGAACTGCCCGAGGGGACCCGCGCGAAGATCGCCGCGCCGGTCGTGCGCGACCAGAAGGGCGCCTTCGAGGAGCTGTTCGAGGAGCTGGTCTCGGACGGGTACGCCCGCGTCGAGGTCGACGGCGAGCCCGTCGACCTGACGCTCGACGACCCCGAGCTCGACCAGAACTACGACCACACGATCGACGTGATCGTCGACCGCGTGACCGTCTCGCCCGACGCCCGCTCGCGGATCACCGACTCCGTCGAGACCGCCTTGGAGGAGGCCGGCGGCGCGCTCAAGCTGATCGTCCCGGACCCGCCCGAAGACGTCCCGTTCGCCTCCAACACCCGATCGACCGGGTCGCTCGCTGAGGACGCCGACGGCGACGACCGACTGATAGTGGAGTTCTCCGAGGAGCTCGGCAACCCCAACTCCGACTTCCAGTTCTCCGAGATCGAGACGCGCTCGTTCTCCTTCAACAGCCCGTACGGCGCCTGTTCCGAGTGCGAGGGGATCGGCTCCACCAAGGAGGTCGACGAGGACCTCGTAATCTCTGACCCCTCCAAACCGCTCAAGCACGTGTTCGAGCCGTGGAGCTACGACCGCACCTACTACTCCCGCCAGCTCGACAACGTCGCCGACCACTTCGGCGTCTCGCTGGAGACGCCCTTCGAGGAGCTCGACGAGGCGATTCGGCGGCAGTTCCTCTACGGCACCGACGACCTCGTCCACTTCGAGTGGACCACCAAGAACGGCACCCGCGAGAAGACGGAGCGGTTCGAGGGCGTCATCCCGAACCTGGAGCGCCGTCACGTCGAGACCGACTCCGAGCGCGCCCGCGACCACATCGAGGAGTTCATGGCCGTCACCACGTGCCCGGAGTGCGAGGGCACCCGCCTCAAAGAGCAGTCGCGGCACGTCCTCGTCGACGGCACGCCGATCACCGAGGTGAACCGGATGTCGATCGCCGACGCCCGCGCGCACTTCGAGGGGATGGAGGCGCGGCTCGGTGAGCGCGACACGACGATCGCCGAGGAGATTTTAAAAGAGATCCGCGCGCGGCTCGGCTTCATGGAGGAGGTCGGCTTAGAGTACCTCACGCTCGACCGCGAGGCGTCGACGCTCTCGGGCGGCGAGAGCCAGCGCATCCGGCTCGCGACCCAGGTCGGCTCCGGGCTCGTCGGCGTGCTGTACGTGCTCGACGAGCCGTCGATCGGGCTCCACCAGCGCGACAACGACCGTCTGCTCGACACGCTCACCGGACTTCGGGACCTCGGCAACACCCTCGTCGTCGTCGAGCACGACGAGGAGACGATGCGCCGGGCCGACGAGATCATCGACATGGGACCCGGCCCCGGCAAGCGCGGCGGCGAGGTGGTCGCGCAGGGCGACTTCGACGACATCGTCGCGGCCGACGAGTCGGTAACCGCCGACTACCTCGCGGGCCGCAGGGAGATCCCGGTCCCCGAGGAGCGCCGCGAGCCGGACGGCGAGCTGACGGTGCGGGGCGCCCGCCAGCACAACCTCACGGACCTCGACGTGTCGATCCCCCTCGGCACGCTGACGACCGTCACGGGCGTCTCCGGCTCCGGGAAGTCGACGCTGGTCCACGACGTTCTTTATAAGGGCCTCGCCCGGAAGATGAACGACAACACCTCGGTCGACCCCGGCGAGCACGACGCGATCGAGGGGACCGAGGGGATCGAGACGGTGCGACTCATCGACCAGTCGCCGATCGGCCGGACGCCCCGGTCGAACCCCGCGACGTACACGGACGTGTTCGACTACGTCCGCGAGCTGTTCGCGGAGACCAAGCTCGCGAAGCGCCGCGGCTACGAGAAGGGCCGCTTCTCGTTCAACGTGAAGGGCGGGCGCTGCGAGGAGTGCGGCGGGCAGGGGACCGTGAAGATCGAGATGAACTTCCTCTCGGACGTGTACGTCCCCTGCGAGCAGTGCGGCGGGGCCCGGTACAACGACGAGACGCTCGACGTCACTTATAAGGGCGCGACCATCTCGGACGTGCTCGACATGAGCGTCGACGAGGCGTACGACTTCTTCGAGAGCCACCAGGGGCTCCAGCGCCGCCTGAAGCTCTTAAAGGATGTGGGGCTCGGCTACATGGAGCTCGGCCAGCCTTCCACCACGCTCTCCGGCGGCGAGGCCCAGCGCGTGAAGCTCGCCGAGGAGCTCGGGAAGAAGGCGACGGGCGACACCCTCTACCTGCTCGACGAGCCGACGACGGGGCTCCACAAGGAGGACGAGCGCAAGCTGATCGACGTGCTCCACCGCCTCGTCGACGGCGGCAACACCGTGGTCGTCATCGAGCACGAGCTCGACTTGGTGAAGAACGCCGACCGCATCGTCGACCTCGGCCCCGAGGGCGGCGAGGGCGGCGGCGAGCTCGTCGCCAGCGGGACGCCGGAGGAAGTCGCCCGCGAGGAGGATTCGCACACCGGGCGGTACCTGCGCGACCTGCTCCCCGACGTCGACATCACGGGGCCGCGCGACGACCGCCGGAAGCCCGCGGCCGCGGACGACGACTGA
- a CDS encoding twin-arginine translocase subunit TatC — MASALDEDTQQSLAEGRESAKAFLRSIQKDLQKVFVVFLLGFLATFWALRMYVWEFLYTVTKSNMSPAVAAEADVIATTPFEVILLQAKIGLIVGAIVAIPPLIYVSRDELRARGAWPQSPIPRWKLAGVGLLGGGLFTVGVGYGIYAFFPIMFSFLAGFGLEAGIQPTYSIVMWTEFIVFLSLSFGLAGQMPLLITGLSYSGIVQYETFRDKWRYAVVAIFVFGAVFSPPDPFTQLMWAFPLIALYGFSLYLAKLVVTAQRSSDRIDVLGAVRNHWNVVGGAAVLGGGLVYAFYEYGGRTAFNDLLRLANSDWRFLEPGAGLGVDPATAAGIYAAVWALAFVAVATLWAVYADLDTTSAGYQYGDPAAIDVSELDAAGVRAAPDDAFAEMGEEESLALAQAAIDDDDPERAQAILDRFDEVNEGGGGADGSEDGDGTGDAGASGSGGAGDQGGLMGTMQDRTSRASSTFLSELTDGEEEAAEDDIGGYYTDVKFIFDSLRSRSFRLVAVFGAVMAAAFTWLYLGGLATVRNDLERRVPAEIEGGINIITLHPVEALIFMVKFSILLGIVAVFPVVLYYAWPALRERGFVAGRVTQVYLWTGALFGGLIGGFALGYAYVAPGLIGWLVTDARLADMIITYQVSDFLWLVIYTTIGLGFLADIPIAMVLLNNAGVPYDVFRTRWREVTVGIMLFAAVFTPADVITMLLATLPLMAAYGVGVGLLFLVTFGGRRNLSPPSKVIGR; from the coding sequence ATGGCGAGTGCCCTCGACGAGGATACCCAGCAGTCGCTCGCGGAGGGACGCGAGTCGGCGAAGGCGTTCCTCCGGTCGATCCAGAAAGACCTCCAAAAGGTGTTCGTCGTCTTCCTGCTGGGATTCCTCGCGACGTTCTGGGCGCTCCGTATGTACGTCTGGGAGTTCCTCTACACCGTCACGAAGTCGAACATGTCTCCCGCGGTCGCCGCCGAGGCCGACGTCATCGCGACCACCCCGTTCGAGGTGATCCTCCTGCAGGCGAAGATCGGGCTGATCGTCGGCGCGATCGTCGCGATTCCGCCCCTGATCTACGTCTCGCGCGACGAGCTCCGCGCCCGCGGCGCGTGGCCGCAGTCGCCGATCCCGCGCTGGAAGCTCGCGGGGGTCGGACTCCTCGGCGGCGGCCTGTTCACCGTCGGCGTCGGCTACGGGATCTACGCGTTCTTCCCGATCATGTTCTCCTTCCTGGCCGGCTTCGGGCTGGAGGCCGGGATCCAGCCCACCTACTCCATCGTCATGTGGACGGAGTTCATCGTCTTCCTCTCGCTTTCCTTCGGGCTCGCCGGGCAGATGCCCCTCCTCATCACCGGGCTCTCGTACTCGGGAATCGTTCAGTACGAGACGTTCCGCGACAAGTGGCGCTACGCGGTCGTCGCCATCTTCGTCTTCGGCGCGGTGTTCTCGCCGCCGGACCCGTTCACACAGCTGATGTGGGCGTTCCCGCTGATCGCCTTGTACGGCTTCAGCCTCTACCTCGCGAAGCTCGTCGTGACGGCCCAGCGGAGCTCCGACCGCATCGACGTGCTCGGCGCGGTCCGGAACCACTGGAACGTCGTCGGCGGCGCGGCCGTCCTCGGCGGCGGGCTCGTGTACGCCTTCTACGAGTACGGCGGCCGGACCGCGTTCAACGACCTCCTCCGGCTGGCCAACAGCGACTGGCGGTTCCTCGAGCCGGGCGCCGGCCTGGGCGTCGACCCCGCGACCGCCGCCGGGATATACGCCGCCGTGTGGGCGCTGGCGTTCGTCGCCGTCGCGACGCTGTGGGCCGTTTACGCCGACCTCGACACGACGAGCGCGGGGTACCAGTACGGCGACCCGGCGGCCATCGACGTGAGCGAGCTCGACGCCGCCGGCGTGCGGGCCGCCCCCGACGACGCCTTCGCGGAGATGGGCGAGGAGGAGTCGCTCGCGCTCGCGCAGGCCGCGATCGACGACGACGATCCGGAACGGGCGCAGGCGATCCTCGACCGCTTCGACGAGGTGAACGAGGGCGGCGGCGGAGCGGACGGAAGCGAGGACGGCGACGGAACCGGTGACGCGGGCGCGAGCGGGTCCGGCGGCGCGGGCGACCAGGGCGGACTGATGGGCACGATGCAGGACCGGACCTCCCGCGCGAGCTCGACGTTCCTCTCCGAGCTCACCGACGGCGAGGAGGAGGCGGCCGAGGACGACATCGGCGGCTACTACACGGACGTCAAGTTCATCTTCGACTCGCTGCGGTCGCGGTCGTTCCGGCTCGTCGCCGTCTTCGGCGCCGTGATGGCGGCCGCGTTCACGTGGCTGTACCTCGGGGGGCTGGCGACGGTGCGAAACGACCTCGAACGGCGCGTCCCGGCGGAGATCGAGGGCGGGATTAACATCATCACGCTCCACCCCGTCGAGGCGCTGATCTTCATGGTGAAGTTCTCGATCCTGCTCGGGATCGTCGCGGTGTTCCCGGTCGTGCTCTACTACGCGTGGCCGGCCCTGCGCGAGCGCGGCTTCGTCGCCGGGCGGGTCACCCAGGTGTACCTCTGGACGGGCGCGCTGTTCGGCGGGCTGATCGGCGGCTTCGCGCTCGGCTACGCCTACGTCGCGCCGGGGCTCATCGGCTGGCTCGTGACCGACGCGCGGCTCGCGGACATGATCATCACCTACCAGGTGAGCGACTTCCTCTGGCTCGTCATCTACACGACGATCGGGCTCGGGTTCCTCGCGGACATCCCGATCGCCATGGTCCTCCTGAACAACGCCGGCGTCCCGTACGACGTGTTCCGGACCCGCTGGCGCGAAGTCACCGTCGGGATCATGCTGTTCGCCGCCGTGTTCACCCCCGCGGACGTGATCACGATGCTCCTCGCGACGCTCCCGCTGATGGCGGCGTACGGGGTCGGCGTCGGCCTCCTGTTCCTCGTCACGTTCGGCGGGCGTCGGAACCTCTCACCGCCCTCGAAGGTCATCGGGCGCTGA
- a CDS encoding twin-arginine translocase subunit TatC, translating into MDDSDRSRDEPSAPEDDSVADDAASDGGGTDADGDEPDSVGTDSVDSEVSPEVTPEVGDVADDEAAEASSADDGGDGDADDDPRVPDDSDPSAPAEGESTESLGDGGTPATAEDAAAGTVEDATIADDGTTDDSFEGLEAPESDEEMPLAAHIEEMMRRLAVVFLFGGLATLVVVTESTELINYFWSYHIPEPTMNRPRLYGPLELPLTRLKVAGLAGVVVGLPAFVYQTYRFMKPGLYENERRYYLAAVPTSLVLGGIGIAFAHFLVLPAIFSYFTTYTSDAATIAFGLAETFNLIVIMLAFMAIVFQIPLFIMLAIMMNLVTRQWLEAKRLLFWGAFLGIAFLFSPDPTGMAPIIVTLTMIVLYEGTLAILRWTGN; encoded by the coding sequence ATGGACGACTCGGACCGGTCCCGCGACGAGCCATCGGCCCCCGAGGACGACTCGGTCGCCGACGACGCCGCCAGCGACGGCGGCGGCACCGACGCGGATGGGGACGAGCCGGACTCCGTCGGCACCGACTCCGTCGACTCCGAGGTGTCGCCGGAGGTCACGCCCGAAGTCGGCGACGTCGCCGACGACGAGGCCGCCGAGGCTTCTTCCGCGGACGACGGCGGGGACGGCGACGCGGACGACGATCCGAGGGTACCGGACGACAGCGACCCGAGCGCACCGGCCGAGGGCGAGTCGACCGAGAGCCTCGGCGACGGCGGGACGCCGGCGACGGCCGAGGACGCGGCCGCCGGAACCGTCGAGGACGCGACGATCGCGGACGACGGCACGACCGACGACTCCTTCGAGGGGTTAGAGGCGCCCGAGTCGGACGAGGAGATGCCGCTCGCGGCCCACATCGAGGAGATGATGCGGCGGCTCGCGGTCGTCTTCCTCTTCGGCGGGCTCGCGACGCTCGTCGTGGTGACGGAGTCGACGGAGCTGATCAACTACTTCTGGAGCTACCACATCCCCGAGCCGACGATGAATCGCCCGCGGCTGTACGGGCCCCTCGAGCTCCCGCTCACCCGGCTGAAGGTCGCCGGGCTCGCGGGCGTCGTCGTGGGACTCCCGGCGTTCGTCTACCAGACCTACCGGTTCATGAAGCCCGGGCTCTACGAGAACGAGCGGCGCTACTACCTCGCGGCGGTCCCGACGAGCCTCGTGCTCGGCGGCATCGGCATCGCGTTCGCCCACTTCCTCGTGTTGCCCGCGATCTTCTCGTACTTCACCACCTACACCTCCGACGCCGCGACGATCGCCTTCGGGCTCGCGGAGACGTTCAACCTGATCGTCATCATGCTCGCGTTCATGGCGATCGTCTTCCAGATCCCGCTGTTCATCATGCTCGCGATCATGATGAACCTCGTCACCCGCCAGTGGCTGGAGGCGAAGCGCCTGCTGTTCTGGGGGGCGTTCCTCGGGATCGCGTTCCTCTTCAGCCCCGACCCGACCGGGATGGCGCCCATCATCGTGACGCTCACGATGATCGTCCTGTACGAGGGGACGCTGGCGATCCTGCGCTGGACCGGGAACTAG
- the argF gene encoding ornithine carbamoyltransferase produces the protein MPLATDDFLDIDDVTPAELDALLDRAAAMKAGETDPRLSDATLGMIFEKPSTRTRVSFETGMTRLGGHAMFLGPDDIQLGHGEPLKDTARVLGRYVDGVMARLFDHADVETLAEYADCPVINGLTDEAHPCQTLADLLTIRETVGEDATVAWVGDGNNVGQSFVVGAAMAGVDVQVATPADYGMDPAVFDRAAEFGADVAPTTDPETAIEGADVVYTDVWISMGQEDQREEKLAAFDGFQVNADLLAGTDAKVMHCLPAHRGEEVTDDVLESDRALVWDQAENRMHAQNALLVELLGGA, from the coding sequence ATGCCACTCGCCACCGACGACTTCCTCGACATCGACGACGTGACGCCCGCCGAACTGGACGCGCTGCTCGACCGCGCCGCCGCGATGAAGGCGGGCGAGACCGACCCCCGACTGAGCGACGCGACGCTCGGGATGATCTTCGAGAAGCCCTCGACGCGCACCCGGGTCTCCTTCGAGACGGGGATGACGCGGCTCGGCGGCCACGCGATGTTCCTCGGGCCGGACGACATCCAGCTCGGGCACGGCGAGCCGCTGAAGGACACCGCGCGCGTGCTCGGCCGATACGTCGACGGGGTGATGGCTCGCCTGTTCGACCACGCCGACGTCGAGACGCTCGCCGAGTACGCCGACTGCCCCGTCATCAACGGGCTCACCGACGAGGCGCACCCCTGTCAGACGCTCGCCGACCTGCTCACCATCCGCGAGACGGTCGGCGAGGACGCCACGGTCGCGTGGGTCGGCGACGGCAACAACGTCGGGCAGTCGTTCGTCGTCGGCGCGGCGATGGCCGGCGTCGACGTGCAGGTCGCCACCCCCGCCGACTACGGGATGGACCCCGCCGTCTTCGACCGCGCCGCCGAGTTCGGCGCGGACGTGGCGCCGACCACGGACCCGGAGACCGCGATCGAGGGCGCCGACGTCGTCTACACCGACGTGTGGATCTCGATGGGGCAGGAAGACCAGCGCGAGGAGAAGCTCGCCGCCTTCGACGGGTTTCAGGTGAACGCGGACCTGCTCGCCGGCACCGACGCGAAGGTGATGCACTGCCTGCCCGCGCACCGCGGCGAGGAGGTCACCGACGACGTACTCGAATCCGACCGCGCCCTCGTCTGGGACCAGGCCGAAAACCGGATGCACGCGCAGAACGCGCTGCTCGTCGAACTGCTCGGCGGGGCGTGA
- a CDS encoding [LysW]-lysine hydrolase, with protein sequence MATGKGRESDAEPEAEDAAAEQSAGDVVAGGGYPAACDTPARKLLYDMVSIPSPSGEEERAAERLVDFFEANGREAWVDEVGNVRAPADDAVLLTSHVDTVPGDIPVEVRSAPPEGELPEPSDVRVGEPGEPVLWGRGAVDATGPLVSMAVAAVKTGVSFAGVVREEVDSGGARHLIGDRDAPDAVINGEPSGWTGITLGYRGLLEGTYVNTSESGHSSRPEPNAIQHAIDWWHGVEEAFTPEDPETAVFDQVTTKPISIDGGLSDDGLAVETTMDVQLRVPPSRPVDEIHELAEAELSTGSVHWGDPMPPVMESPRTGLARAFRVAIRGAGGDVRLLRKTGTSDMNLFAAAWDCPMVTYGPGNSDLDHAPDERLPLSELDRAVSVLTDVCRERL encoded by the coding sequence ATGGCGACCGGGAAGGGACGCGAGAGCGACGCGGAGCCGGAGGCCGAGGACGCGGCGGCCGAGCAGTCCGCTGGCGATGTCGTCGCCGGCGGCGGCTACCCCGCGGCCTGCGACACGCCCGCCCGGAAGCTGCTGTACGACATGGTGTCGATCCCCTCGCCGTCGGGCGAGGAGGAGCGGGCGGCCGAGCGGCTCGTCGACTTCTTCGAGGCGAACGGCCGGGAGGCGTGGGTCGACGAGGTCGGGAACGTCCGCGCGCCGGCCGACGACGCCGTCCTCCTGACCTCGCACGTCGACACGGTCCCGGGCGACATCCCGGTCGAGGTGCGGTCGGCGCCCCCCGAGGGAGAGCTGCCCGAACCGTCCGACGTCCGCGTCGGCGAGCCCGGCGAGCCCGTGCTGTGGGGTCGCGGGGCGGTCGACGCGACGGGACCGCTGGTCTCGATGGCGGTCGCGGCGGTGAAGACGGGCGTCTCCTTCGCGGGCGTCGTCCGCGAGGAGGTCGACTCCGGCGGCGCGCGCCACCTCATCGGCGACCGCGACGCGCCGGACGCGGTGATCAACGGCGAGCCCTCCGGCTGGACCGGGATCACCCTCGGCTACCGCGGCCTGCTGGAGGGGACGTACGTGAACACGAGCGAGTCGGGCCACTCCTCGCGGCCGGAGCCGAACGCGATCCAGCACGCGATCGACTGGTGGCACGGCGTCGAGGAGGCGTTCACCCCCGAGGACCCGGAGACCGCGGTGTTCGACCAGGTGACGACGAAGCCCATCTCGATCGACGGCGGGCTGAGCGACGACGGGCTCGCCGTGGAGACGACGATGGACGTCCAGCTGCGGGTCCCGCCGTCTCGCCCGGTCGACGAGATCCACGAGCTCGCGGAGGCGGAGCTCTCGACCGGGTCGGTGCACTGGGGCGACCCGATGCCCCCCGTGATGGAGAGCCCCCGGACCGGCCTGGCGCGGGCGTTCCGCGTCGCGATCCGCGGCGCCGGCGGCGACGTGCGCCTGCTCCGGAAGACCGGAACGAGCGACATGAACCTCTTCGCGGCCGCGTGGGACTGCCCGATGGTCACCTACGGCCCCGGGAACTCCGATCTGGACCACGCGCCCGACGAGCGGCTCCCGCTCTCCGAGCTGGACCGCGCCGTGAGCGTCCTGACCGACGTCTGTCGCGAGCGACTGTAG
- a CDS encoding aspartate aminotransferase family protein, which yields MSGFVFSEKPIEIASGDGVHVTDTNGTGYLDFGASYACTPVGHCHPEVVDAATSQLEELMYVQASYPHAARTALYERLSEAGPVDVDNVWLCNSGTEANEAALKFARHATGREKIVATTQGFHGRTMGALATTWKQKYKEGFEPLAGGVEFVEYGDADAMREAVDDETAAVILEPLQGEGGINPVDTEYLQAVRVATATSGAAMILDEIQTGLGRTGSLWAADKHDVVPDVLTTAKGLGSGLPIGATLCRDWIAEDAGNHGSTFSGGPVVSAAAGATLDVIEREGLPSHAAEVGAYLRGQIEERLGDDVRDVRGDGLMIGVEVKRGSNRLLRDLAIDHQILALPAGRTVLRLLPPLTIEREHADRVVDALAEVIG from the coding sequence GTGAGCGGCTTCGTCTTCTCCGAGAAGCCGATCGAGATCGCCTCCGGTGACGGCGTCCACGTCACGGACACCAACGGGACCGGATACCTCGACTTCGGCGCGAGCTACGCCTGCACGCCCGTCGGCCACTGTCACCCCGAGGTCGTCGACGCCGCGACGAGCCAGCTGGAGGAGCTCATGTACGTGCAGGCGTCGTACCCGCACGCGGCGCGGACGGCGCTGTACGAGCGGCTCTCCGAGGCCGGCCCGGTCGACGTCGACAACGTCTGGCTCTGTAACTCCGGCACGGAGGCCAACGAGGCCGCGCTGAAGTTCGCCCGGCACGCGACGGGCCGCGAGAAGATCGTCGCGACGACGCAGGGGTTCCACGGCCGGACGATGGGCGCGCTCGCGACCACTTGGAAGCAGAAGTACAAGGAGGGGTTCGAGCCGCTCGCGGGCGGCGTGGAGTTCGTCGAGTACGGCGACGCCGACGCGATGCGCGAGGCCGTCGACGACGAGACCGCGGCGGTGATCCTCGAACCCTTGCAGGGCGAGGGCGGGATCAACCCCGTCGACACCGAGTACCTGCAGGCGGTTCGCGTCGCGACGGCGACGTCGGGCGCGGCGATGATACTGGACGAGATCCAGACCGGGCTCGGCCGCACGGGGTCGCTGTGGGCGGCCGACAAGCACGACGTGGTCCCGGACGTCCTCACGACCGCGAAGGGGCTCGGCAGCGGGCTCCCGATCGGCGCGACGCTGTGTCGCGACTGGATCGCCGAGGACGCCGGCAATCACGGCTCGACGTTCTCGGGGGGTCCCGTGGTGTCGGCTGCCGCGGGCGCCACGCTCGACGTCATCGAGCGCGAGGGGCTCCCGAGCCACGCCGCCGAGGTCGGCGCGTACCTCCGCGGGCAGATCGAGGAGCGCCTCGGCGACGACGTCCGCGACGTGCGCGGCGACGGCCTGATGATCGGGGTCGAGGTGAAGCGCGGCTCGAACCGCCTGCTGCGCGACCTCGCGATCGACCACCAGATCCTCGCGCTGCCGGCGGGTCGGACCGTGCTGCGCCTGCTCCCGCCGCTGACGATAGAGCGCGAGCACGCCGATAGGGTCGTCGACGCCCTCGCGGAGGTGATCGGGTGA
- a CDS encoding acetylglutamate/acetylaminoadipate kinase, with the protein MSGDEPADEPPVVVKIGGAKAVDPAGAVGDVARLVADGREVVVVHGGSTVVDETIERLGMEPEYVESASGVTGRFTDAEAMEAFTMAMAGKLNTELTALFREAGVDAVGLSGVDGGLLSGPRKSAVRVVEDGKKKIRRGEHSGRIESVNADLLSGLLDDGYTPVVSPPMEGKESDGGVTPVNADADRAAAAVAGALGADLVLLTDVAGVYADPDDPDTRIESAATPDGLAAVEDAAEGFMGKKVMAAKEALSGGSGRVVVADANVGDPIVAALGGEGTTMMRSAVAEQAETGGETA; encoded by the coding sequence ATGAGCGGAGACGAGCCCGCCGACGAGCCCCCGGTCGTCGTCAAGATCGGCGGCGCGAAGGCGGTCGACCCGGCCGGCGCGGTCGGCGACGTCGCTCGCCTCGTCGCCGATGGGCGCGAGGTCGTCGTCGTCCACGGCGGCTCGACTGTCGTCGACGAGACGATCGAGCGGCTCGGCATGGAGCCGGAGTACGTCGAGTCCGCCTCCGGCGTCACGGGGCGGTTCACCGACGCCGAGGCGATGGAGGCGTTCACGATGGCGATGGCCGGCAAGCTCAACACCGAGCTGACGGCGCTGTTCCGCGAGGCCGGCGTCGACGCGGTCGGCCTCTCGGGCGTCGACGGCGGGCTCCTCTCGGGGCCCCGCAAGTCGGCGGTCCGCGTGGTCGAGGACGGGAAGAAGAAGATCCGCCGCGGCGAGCACTCCGGGCGGATCGAATCGGTGAACGCCGACCTCCTCTCCGGGCTGCTCGACGACGGCTACACGCCCGTCGTCTCGCCCCCCATGGAGGGGAAGGAGAGCGACGGCGGCGTCACGCCGGTCAACGCGGACGCCGACCGGGCGGCCGCCGCGGTCGCCGGCGCGCTCGGCGCCGACCTCGTCCTCCTCACGGACGTGGCGGGCGTCTACGCCGACCCGGACGACCCCGACACGCGCATCGAGTCGGCGGCGACGCCCGACGGGCTCGCGGCGGTCGAGGACGCCGCCGAGGGGTTCATGGGCAAGAAGGTGATGGCCGCGAAAGAGGCGCTCTCGGGCGGCTCCGGGCGCGTCGTCGTCGCCGACGCCAACGTCGGCGACCCCATCGTCGCCGCGCTCGGCGGCGAGGGGACGACCATGATGCGCTCTGCAGTTGCAGAACAGGCCGAGACCGGAGGTGAGACGGCGTGA